The DNA sequence AGCTTGCTGCACCTGATGGCCACGGCGATCCAGCCCAGCAGCGGGCGCCTGGAGCTGCTGGGCGAACAGCCCTGGGCGTTGTCCGCCAGGGCGCGGCAGCGCCTGCGTGCGCGGGTCGGCCTGGTGCATCAGGCCCCGCCATTGCCGCCACGCCAGCGGGTGGTGACGGCGGTGCTGGCCGGCCGCCTGGGGCAGTGGGGTGTGCTGCGCGGCTTGCTCAACCTGTTGTACCCCAGCGATGTGCCTGGCGCGCGCCAGGTCCTGGCCGAGTTGGGCCTGGCCGACAAATTGTTCGTGCAGTGCGGGCAATTGTCCGGCGGCCAGTTGCAGCGCGTGGGCATTGCCCGCGCGTTGTACCAGCAGCCACAGCTGTTGTTGACCGATGAGCCGGTGTCGGCCATGGACCCGGTACTGGCTGACCACAGCCTGGCCTTGCTCAACCGTCACGCCCAGGCCCATGGCATAACCCTGGTGGCCAGCCTGCACGCGGTGGAGTTGGCGCTGGCGCACTTTCCGCGGGTGGTGGGGATCCGCGAAGGGCAGGTGGTATTCGACTGCCCGGCGCACGCGGTGACCGAGCAGTTGCTCGATGCGCTGTACGCCAACGGACAGCTGGTGCCGGCGCCGCCTCAGGGGCCGACGCTGACTGTGCAGATTCCGCGATGCTGAAGGCTGACGTGCGCGACCCGGCCTTGCTGCCGAGGTTGCTGCTGGCGCTGCTGGCGGTACTGCTGCTGTGGCCGGGCGTGCAACTGAGCGAACTGAACCCGGGGGTGCTGCTCCAGGCGCAGAATCGCCAGCAGATCGCCAGTTTTACCAGCGCCTTCTGGCCGCCGGCTCACACAGCAGACTTCCTGGCGCTGCTGTATGAAGCCACCTTGCAGACCCTGGCCGTGGCCACCGCCGGGATGGCGTTGGCCTTGTTGCTGGCGGTCCCTGCCGGGCTGCTGGCCAGCCGGGCCTTGTCGTTGCGCGCGGCCTCGCGTGGCGGTCGTGCCGGGCTAAGGTCACGCGTGCTGCGCCTGCCGGTGCGCTGGCTGCTGATATTCCTGCGCAGTGTGCCGGAAATTGTCTGGGCGTTGCTGTTCGTGCGGGCTGTCGGGCTGGGGCCGACGGCCGGTGTGCTGGCTATCGCCATTACTTACAGCGGCATGCTCGGCAAGGTCTACGCGGAAATCTTCGAGTCGGTCGACCAGCGCCCGGCCCATGCGTTGTTGCAAGCGGGCAGTGGCAGGTTGGCGGCGTTTCTCTACGGCATCCTGCCCAGCGCTGCGTCGGAAGTGGTGTCGTATACCGTGTATCGCTGGGAGTGTGCGGTGCGGGCCTCGGTGGTGATGGGCTTCGTCGGTGCCGGTGGGTTAGGGCAGCAGATCGACCTGTCGATGCGCATGTTCGCCGGTGCGGAAGTGGCGAGCATGCTGCTGACATTCCTGGTGCTGGTGATGCTGGCTGACCTGCTCAGCCGCTTGCTGCGCTGGAGGCTGGCATGAACCGGGCGATCAACCTGCTGCTGCTCGGGGCCATTATCGCCGCAGTGGTGGCCTCGTTCGCCTACCTCGAGCTGGACTGGCAGGCCCTGTTCGGCAATGGCGGGCTGGGGCAGATGGCGGAATATGCCGGGCGTTTTCTGCACCCGGACCTGTCTGCCGGGCATTTGCGCGCGGTCGCGCATGGCGCGTTGGAAACCTTGGCCATGTCTGGGTTGGGTACTTTGTTGGCCATGCTGTTGGGCCTGGTGCTGGCGTTACCCGCCGCGGGCCGCTTCGGGTGGCCGCTGCAGGGCTGTGCGCGGTTGTTGCTCAATGCCCTGCGGGCCATTCCGGAACTGGTGTGGGCCGCGCTGACGGTACTGGCGGCCGGGCTGGGGCCCAATGCCGGTACCCTGGCCCTGGCGCTGCACACCGCCGGCGTGCTCGGGCGGCTGTTTGCCGAGGCCCTGGAGAACGCGCCGCCGGAGCCGGCGGCGGCCATCCGCCTGCAGGGTGGCAGCCAGCTGGCGGCGTTCTGCTTCGGTACCTTGCCTAACCTGTGGCCGCAGTTGCTGGCCTACAGCTTGTACCGCTGGGAGAACAACATCCGCATGGCCAGCGTGCTGGGGTTTGTCGGCGCTGGTGGTTTGGGGCAGATGCTGTACACCACCTTGAGCCTGTTCCAGGAGGCCCAGGCCAGCACGGTGATCATGGGCATGCTGGTGCTGGTTTTGCTGGTGGATGCCTTGAGCGATGTGCTGCGTCAACGCTACGTACGCGCCTGATCGGTAGCCGGGGCTGCTCTGCAGGCTGGCGCTGTACCTGTAGGAGCGGATTCATCCGCGAAGCAGGCGACGCGGTGGCTGGCACCGGCTGTGCCGGTTATCGCGGCTGAATCCGCTCCTACGAGGATCGCGCAAGGCCTAGGATCCCGAGCAAGGCAGATGCTTGCGTGGAGTCGGAATCGTTCACGCACCAACCACTTCGGCACATTGCGCTTCCCGCTGCATCGACTCCAGGTTGCGCTCGATCGTCTCGCAAATGCTGTCCATCTGGATCTGGTGCTCACTGAAGCGGAACGGGCTCTGCAAGTCCGTTCCGATCCGCTCGATCGCCAGCAGCATGAACCCCACCACCGTCGACGCCAGCGGCGTGAACCAGCCCAGCGACTCCACCAGCCCCACCGGTACGATCAGGCAGAACAGGGTGATGAACAGCCGCGGGAAATACACATAGGGGTAGGGCAGCGGGGTGTTGGCGATCCGCTCCATGCCACCCTGGGCATTGGACAGGTCTACCAGCGTCGACTCCAGCCGCGCCAGGCGAATGCTGTCCAGCCGCCCGGCCTGGTACTCCCGCGCCAGCAGGGCCGCCGAGCCGCTGAGGATGTCGTTGGCGAAATTGTTCGAGCGGTTGCGCCGTTCGAACTCTGCGGGCGGGATGAAAGCCATCAGCGCGTCCGGGCAGCTTTCGCCCTTCAAATGCGCTGCCAGGCAGTTCACATAGGCGATATGCCGGCGCAGCAGGGTGGCCTTGACCGGGTTGAGCGCGTCATCCGCGTCGTCGATCAACGTAAGTGTCTGCCGAGCGAAGCTGCGCGAACTATTGACCAGCGCCCCCCACAAGGTGCGTGCCTCCCACCAGCGGTTGTAGGCGCTGCTGTTGCGAAAACTCACCAGCACCACCAGCGCAGAACCCAGCAAGGTCAACGGGATCAGCGGCAGGGTGAACTTGCTGTTGAAGAACAGCATGAAGTCGATGGTGACCAGCACATCCCAGATCAGCAGCCAGAACAGCGACCAGCCGATGTAGCCGATGGTCTTCACGGCCAGGCGGTACTTGCGGACGATGATGTCTTTCACGCGGGGTACCTCGAAAATGGGCAGATGCAGGATCCGACGTCGAGGTAGTGTGAAGGTTCGCTGGATGATTGTTGCAAGGGATTTTGCTTTCCTCGTTCAGCCCCATGCACTGCCACGCTGACTCAGCCGGGCTGAGTCAAGACCTGTTTCATCTGCACCAACGCCACTCGCGAACCCTCCCACGCCTGCCGTTCCTCGATACCGAACGGCACGAAGCCCAGCTGTGGATAAAGCAGCAGGCCCGCGGTGTTGTGGTTGAAGCACGACACCCACACCTCCCGGGCTGCGAACTGTTGGCGGGCCAGTTCGATCATGGCCGTTACCAGGTAGCGCGCCACGCCGTGGCCGCGTGCAGCGGGGGCCACGACCACGTTGCCCAGGGCGCATACACCGCCGTGTTCGGCCTTGTAGAAGTTGGCGAAGGCCAGCACCGTGCCGTTGCCTTCCACCACCGTGGAGCCGCTGCGTTGGGCGATGGCATCGCTCAATTGCGCGGGGGTGAGGGGATAGGTGGCTTTGGGGAACATATAGAACAGCTCGGCCGGGCTTTGCGGGAAGCGGCAGATTGCGGGGATGTCGTCGGGCCGTACCGCGCGGTGGGTCAGGTGCATGGCGAGTCCTTGTGTGCTGGCTGATCGGGCCTATTCGCGGGTTGGGGCAGTATCGGTGTGGGCAGGTGTGCCCGCGAAGCCACATTCTGCCCCACGACGGGTCAATGCTCACTGTCTGGCTATTTCCCCGCTTGGTTCGGGTTGGCGTTTCGCAGCAGCTCTTTGCGCAATTTGCCGGGAGACATGCCGAACAGGTTCTGGAAATGCCGAATGAAATGGGGCGCATCGGCAAAACCGCATTCAAAAGCGATTTCGCCGATATGTCGATCCGAGCTGATCAGCAGCCAGCGGCCAAACCTGAGGCGAACCTGGCGATAGAACTGGGCCGGAGTGCTACTGGTTTCAGCAACGAACAGCCGCTCAAGCTGGCGTTTACTGGTCCCGACCAGGTTGGCGATCGCGTCGATAGCCAAAGGCTCGGTCATGTGCTTTTCCATCAGCATCACGGCTTCGTGCAGGCGCCTGTTCGAAGAGCTGGCGTAGCCCAGCGCCTTGCGCCGGTCGACGAAACTGCCAGAGCTGCTTTTCGCGACGGTCATCTGGTGCACGACCTTGCCGGCCCGATCCGGACCGCAATGCAGCCCGACAAGATGGATGGCCAACTCGATCACCGAGATACCCCCTGCGCAGGTGATGCGATCCTTGTCGATGAGGAAGTCACTGTTGCTGACAAAGCGCAATCGGGGGAACAGGCGTTTCCAGTCATCGCAATGGTAGGCATGCACGCAAGCGGTACGCCCTTCCATCAGGCCATGGCGTGCGAGCACGAAGCTGCCCGTGCACAGGCCGATCAATGGCACGCCAGCGGCAGCCGCCTGATGCAGGAATGCCGGATAAGTCTTCGGCGCTGTCTCCAGGTAGTCCAGTAACCCACCTATCACCACGATGTAGTCGAATTGATGAGGGTCGCTGAGTTCACTGTCGATGGGTACATCCAGCCCGCAACTGGAAACAACCCTTTGCCCAGGGCTACCGAGGACATTCCATCGGCAACGTATCGGGCGGCTCTGATCGCCGGTGTCGGCAGCATGTCGCAACGCATCGGTCAGGCCCGAGAGAGACAGCAAGGGGAAACGCGGCCATAGCACGATCCCGATAGACAACTCGGTGGCGCCGCGTCGGCTTGGCGGATGCCGTGCCTGGCCCTTGTCGAGTGCTTCCACGAGGCTTGCGCTGGAGGTGTTGGGCAGCACATCTCCGAAATGTCGCAAATGTTCAATCATTCCTGCAAACCATCCAACCAGTTATGCCGCTGGTCACCATACGATGAGTGCCTGCCTAACACCATGCTGTTCATAGAAAAACAATCAAGGAGCACGTGATGCAGAAGCCCATTGTTCAACGGTTGGCCGGTATCTACGCGGGTTTGCTGGTATCCATGCTGGCCTCGCTACCGGCGTCCGCACTGGAAACGGTAGAGCCGGGAAGCCTGACTATCGCCTTCACCGGGGACATGCCAGGGACCGGTTATCAAGACAGCCGGATGGTCGGCTACGACGGTGAAATCCTTCAACAAATATCCGAGAAACTGGGTTTGAAGGTCAAACCTGCCTTGATGGACTGGGCCAGCACCATTGCCTCGGTACAAGCCAACCGCGTGGATGTCATGGCCGGCACCATGGGTTGGACCGAGCAGCGCGCGAAGATCATGACCGTGAGCGACCCGATTCACTATTTCAAGAACGGCATCACCCAGACCGACAAGACCAACTGGAGCAGCCTCAAGGATCTGCAGGGCAAGAAAGTCGGCACCATCACCGGTTTTTCGTTCATCCCGGAGATGCGCAAGATCGAAGGGTTGCAAGTGGCGCTGTACGACACCTCGGATGCTGCGGTGCGTGATCTGCTCGCCGGGCGCATCGATGCAGTGATTGGCGACCCTCCAGTCATGCAGTACGCCATTTTCCGCAATCCACAATGGCACCTGCGCTTCAACGCATTCACCGACAACGATCCGAAGTTCCCCCTGCTGACCGGCCTGGGGCAGGTGGTGTACGGCTTCAACAAAGAGGCCAGCCCGCAGCTGGTGGCCGCCGTCAACGAGCAGATCCAGACCCTCTGGAAAAACTGTGAAATGCGCAAGATCGGTGCCCGCTACGGCCTGACCCAGGATGTCTGGTATGTGCCGCAAGGCAGCAACCTGAGGCTGGGTGTCGACCGCCCGGCGGACTGGCAACTGCCTGGCTGCAAGTAAGCGCCTGAGCGGATGAATCGGCCACATGCCGGTTCATCGCCACACCTATAACAATAAAGAGGTTAACCAAGATGTCGACCCCGTCCGAACCTGCGTTGCTGCGCGTGCATGACCTGCACAAGAGTTATGGTGATCTGGAGGTGCTCAAGGGCATCAACCTGGAGTTGAAAGCCGGGGAAACGCTGTCGTTGATCGGCCCCAGCGGGTCGGGCAAGTCCACTTGCCTGCGCTGCATCAATTACCTGGAAAAACCCACCCGGGGCGATATCTGGCTGGGCGACGAGCTGATCGGTCAGGTCAAGGACGGCAAGCGCATACGCCTGATGAGTGATCGGGAAATGGCCCCGCAGCGTCGCGAGATCGCGATGGTGTTCCAGCTGTTCTACCTCTGGCCACATTTGACCGTGCGCGACAACGTTGCGCTGGGGCCGATCAAGGCGCAGGGAATGCCACGCAAGCAGGCCTACGAGCTGGCTGATGCCATGCTGGAAAAGGTCCACCTGCGGCACAAGGCCGAGGTCTATCCCGAGCAGTTGTCCGGCGGCCAGCAACAGCGGGTGGCTATCGCCCGCGCGTTGGCCCAGCAACCCAAAGTCATCCTGTTCGACGAGCCGACCTCGGCACTGGACCCCGAGCTGGTGGGCGAAGTACTCGCCGTGATTCGTGAGCTGGCGCAGGAGGGCCGCACCATGATCATGGTGACCCATGAAGTGCGCTTTGCTCGGGACGTGGCGGACCGGGTGATCTTCATGGACGGTGGCCACATTGTCGAGCAAGGGCCCTCGGCGCAGGTAATCGACAGCCCGCGTCATGAGCGTACCCGCAGTTTTCTTGGGCGCATGGCCATGGAGGGCGCTTGATGGCGAACGTCGAGGTGTTTCTCGGGCTGTTGCCCCTGTTGCTCAAAGGCGCGCTCACCGCTCTGGAAATCGCACTATGCACCTTGCTGCTGGCGAGCGCCGGCGGCGTGGTATTGGCTGTGTTGCTGACGTTCAGTCGGTCACGGCTGTTGCATGGGGTGATTGGCTGCTTCATCGAGTGGATGCGCAATGTGCCGGCGCTGGCGCATCTGTTCCTGATCTATTTCGGTCTCTCCTACCTTGGCATCAACCTGCCCGCATGGCTGGCCGCCATCGTTGGCCTGAGCCTGGTCGGCAGTGCGGTGTTGGCCGATATCTTCCGTAGCGGCTTGCAGTCGCTGCATGTCGGCCAGCATGAAGCCGGGTTGGCTGTCGGCCTGAGCCGGATGCAGATTCTGCGGTGCATTTTGTTGCCCCAGGCCCTGCGCGTGACCTTGCCAGCGTTCGCCAACTACGTCACCCAATTGATCAAGGACACCTCCATCGCCTCGGCCATCGCCGTGCCGGAGATCATGTTCCTGGCGCGCAATCTGGTGACCTCAACCTTCCAGACGTCACTGATCTACCTGGCGGTGATGTGCATCTACGCGGCGATGATCCTGCCGATCGGTGTGGGATTCATTCGCCTCGAACGTCATTTGGGGAGCGCGCGATGATCGGTTTCTTCCAGCAATACCCGGAGTACTGGAGCGACTGGAGCGTTCGCCTGTTGCTCGGTGCACGGATCACTGCCGAACTGTCGCTGATCGGGTTCGCCCTGGCGGTCGTGCTGGGCGCGTTGCTGGTCTGGGCGCTGAGAAGCCCCAACCGCATCCTCAAGCGCCTGGCAGCGTTGTTCATCCAGAGCATGCGGGCAGTACCGCTTCTGGCGTTGCTGCTGGCCCTGTATTTCGCACTGCCCAGCCTGGGGTTGACCTTGTCCGGCTATTGGGCAGGGGCCATCGGCCTGGGTTTGCAGGGTGCCGCGTACGTTGCGGAAATCCTCCGTGGCGGCCTGGATTCGCTGCATCGCGGCCAGCGCGAAGCCGCTATCGCAATCGGCCTGACGCCGCTGAAAGCGTTTACCGCGGTCATCCTGCCGCAAGTGTTTCGGGTCATCTTGCCGCCCCTGCTCAATGCCTACGTGTCGATCCTCAAGGA is a window from the Pseudomonas anuradhapurensis genome containing:
- a CDS encoding substrate-binding periplasmic protein — translated: MQKPIVQRLAGIYAGLLVSMLASLPASALETVEPGSLTIAFTGDMPGTGYQDSRMVGYDGEILQQISEKLGLKVKPALMDWASTIASVQANRVDVMAGTMGWTEQRAKIMTVSDPIHYFKNGITQTDKTNWSSLKDLQGKKVGTITGFSFIPEMRKIEGLQVALYDTSDAAVRDLLAGRIDAVIGDPPVMQYAIFRNPQWHLRFNAFTDNDPKFPLLTGLGQVVYGFNKEASPQLVAAVNEQIQTLWKNCEMRKIGARYGLTQDVWYVPQGSNLRLGVDRPADWQLPGCK
- a CDS encoding amino acid ABC transporter permease; its protein translation is MANVEVFLGLLPLLLKGALTALEIALCTLLLASAGGVVLAVLLTFSRSRLLHGVIGCFIEWMRNVPALAHLFLIYFGLSYLGINLPAWLAAIVGLSLVGSAVLADIFRSGLQSLHVGQHEAGLAVGLSRMQILRCILLPQALRVTLPAFANYVTQLIKDTSIASAIAVPEIMFLARNLVTSTFQTSLIYLAVMCIYAAMILPIGVGFIRLERHLGSAR
- a CDS encoding PhnE/PtxC family ABC transporter permease; this translates as MLKADVRDPALLPRLLLALLAVLLLWPGVQLSELNPGVLLQAQNRQQIASFTSAFWPPAHTADFLALLYEATLQTLAVATAGMALALLLAVPAGLLASRALSLRAASRGGRAGLRSRVLRLPVRWLLIFLRSVPEIVWALLFVRAVGLGPTAGVLAIAITYSGMLGKVYAEIFESVDQRPAHALLQAGSGRLAAFLYGILPSAASEVVSYTVYRWECAVRASVVMGFVGAGGLGQQIDLSMRMFAGAEVASMLLTFLVLVMLADLLSRLLRWRLA
- a CDS encoding bestrophin family protein; the protein is MKDIIVRKYRLAVKTIGYIGWSLFWLLIWDVLVTIDFMLFFNSKFTLPLIPLTLLGSALVVLVSFRNSSAYNRWWEARTLWGALVNSSRSFARQTLTLIDDADDALNPVKATLLRRHIAYVNCLAAHLKGESCPDALMAFIPPAEFERRNRSNNFANDILSGSAALLAREYQAGRLDSIRLARLESTLVDLSNAQGGMERIANTPLPYPYVYFPRLFITLFCLIVPVGLVESLGWFTPLASTVVGFMLLAIERIGTDLQSPFRFSEHQIQMDSICETIERNLESMQREAQCAEVVGA
- a CDS encoding amino acid ABC transporter permease, which produces MIGFFQQYPEYWSDWSVRLLLGARITAELSLIGFALAVVLGALLVWALRSPNRILKRLAALFIQSMRAVPLLALLLALYFALPSLGLTLSGYWAGAIGLGLQGAAYVAEILRGGLDSLHRGQREAAIAIGLTPLKAFTAVILPQVFRVILPPLLNAYVSILKDSSLCALIATDELMLAARAIASETFLPMHVFLLVGLFYFVIAFPLSMLSRVLEKHVSRGRKTVRG
- a CDS encoding phosphonate ABC transporter ATP-binding protein, which codes for MAIQLHGAGLRHGQVRALDAVNLRICQGERVAIIGPSGAGKSSLLHLMATAIQPSSGRLELLGEQPWALSARARQRLRARVGLVHQAPPLPPRQRVVTAVLAGRLGQWGVLRGLLNLLYPSDVPGARQVLAELGLADKLFVQCGQLSGGQLQRVGIARALYQQPQLLLTDEPVSAMDPVLADHSLALLNRHAQAHGITLVASLHAVELALAHFPRVVGIREGQVVFDCPAHAVTEQLLDALYANGQLVPAPPQGPTLTVQIPRC
- the phnE gene encoding phosphonate ABC transporter, permease protein PhnE, coding for MNRAINLLLLGAIIAAVVASFAYLELDWQALFGNGGLGQMAEYAGRFLHPDLSAGHLRAVAHGALETLAMSGLGTLLAMLLGLVLALPAAGRFGWPLQGCARLLLNALRAIPELVWAALTVLAAGLGPNAGTLALALHTAGVLGRLFAEALENAPPEPAAAIRLQGGSQLAAFCFGTLPNLWPQLLAYSLYRWENNIRMASVLGFVGAGGLGQMLYTTLSLFQEAQASTVIMGMLVLVLLVDALSDVLRQRYVRA
- a CDS encoding amino acid ABC transporter ATP-binding protein — translated: MSTPSEPALLRVHDLHKSYGDLEVLKGINLELKAGETLSLIGPSGSGKSTCLRCINYLEKPTRGDIWLGDELIGQVKDGKRIRLMSDREMAPQRREIAMVFQLFYLWPHLTVRDNVALGPIKAQGMPRKQAYELADAMLEKVHLRHKAEVYPEQLSGGQQQRVAIARALAQQPKVILFDEPTSALDPELVGEVLAVIRELAQEGRTMIMVTHEVRFARDVADRVIFMDGGHIVEQGPSAQVIDSPRHERTRSFLGRMAMEGA
- a CDS encoding GlxA family transcriptional regulator codes for the protein MIEHLRHFGDVLPNTSSASLVEALDKGQARHPPSRRGATELSIGIVLWPRFPLLSLSGLTDALRHAADTGDQSRPIRCRWNVLGSPGQRVVSSCGLDVPIDSELSDPHQFDYIVVIGGLLDYLETAPKTYPAFLHQAAAAGVPLIGLCTGSFVLARHGLMEGRTACVHAYHCDDWKRLFPRLRFVSNSDFLIDKDRITCAGGISVIELAIHLVGLHCGPDRAGKVVHQMTVAKSSSGSFVDRRKALGYASSSNRRLHEAVMLMEKHMTEPLAIDAIANLVGTSKRQLERLFVAETSSTPAQFYRQVRLRFGRWLLISSDRHIGEIAFECGFADAPHFIRHFQNLFGMSPGKLRKELLRNANPNQAGK
- a CDS encoding GNAT family N-acetyltransferase, with the translated sequence MHLTHRAVRPDDIPAICRFPQSPAELFYMFPKATYPLTPAQLSDAIAQRSGSTVVEGNGTVLAFANFYKAEHGGVCALGNVVVAPAARGHGVARYLVTAMIELARQQFAAREVWVSCFNHNTAGLLLYPQLGFVPFGIEERQAWEGSRVALVQMKQVLTQPG